Proteins co-encoded in one Streptomyces sp. SLBN-31 genomic window:
- a CDS encoding SGNH/GDSL hydrolase family protein — translation MTKRHGYALLSAIVALIVGLSTAIYVGVTADDGTTTNALAGGGLPHNPAAPASTGTWVGAWSASPGGAEPGTEVEGMAGRSVRNVVHASVGGTSARITLSNLYGQSALTITHASIAVAAASDTAAANAETMRRLTFNGGTAVVIPAGGQVLSDAVRIVVPQGGDILVTTYSPTASGPVTFHQHARQISYVGQGDLTEDVTGTGYTEQTPYWRYLTALDVLSNDAGGTVVAFGDSLTDGITSTQGADHRWPDVLSDRLRSAVASGQDVPRYSVINQGISGNQVLANGLGRPADNQSGLLRYSRDVLSRTNVKVVVIDLGVNDILRNPRLADPDKILTGLRTLVRQAHARGIKVIGATLMPFQGHRGYTPAREAVREQVNAEIRAGRVYDAVVDFDQALRDPYNPRRLRSDYDSGDHLHPSDKGYARMAQAVDLDELKGAAPAEL, via the coding sequence ATGACCAAGCGTCACGGTTATGCCCTGCTTTCCGCGATCGTGGCCCTGATAGTGGGCCTGTCGACCGCGATATATGTCGGCGTCACCGCCGACGACGGCACCACCACCAACGCCCTCGCGGGCGGCGGCCTCCCGCACAACCCGGCCGCCCCCGCCTCGACCGGCACCTGGGTCGGCGCCTGGTCCGCCTCCCCGGGGGGAGCCGAGCCCGGCACCGAGGTCGAGGGCATGGCGGGCCGCTCGGTCCGCAACGTCGTCCACGCGAGCGTCGGCGGTACGAGTGCCCGCATCACGCTCTCCAACCTCTACGGCCAGTCGGCGCTGACCATCACGCACGCCTCCATAGCCGTGGCCGCCGCCTCCGACACCGCCGCGGCGAACGCGGAGACGATGCGCAGGCTGACCTTCAACGGCGGCACCGCGGTCGTCATACCGGCCGGCGGCCAGGTCCTGAGCGACGCCGTCCGCATCGTCGTCCCGCAGGGGGGCGACATCCTGGTCACCACGTACTCCCCGACCGCGTCCGGCCCGGTCACGTTCCACCAGCACGCGCGCCAGATCTCCTACGTCGGCCAGGGCGACCTCACCGAGGACGTGACCGGCACCGGATACACCGAGCAGACGCCGTACTGGCGTTACCTCACCGCCCTCGACGTGCTGAGCAACGACGCCGGCGGCACCGTGGTCGCCTTCGGCGACTCGCTCACCGACGGCATCACCTCCACGCAGGGCGCCGACCACCGCTGGCCCGACGTCCTCTCCGACCGGCTGCGCTCGGCGGTCGCCTCCGGCCAGGACGTGCCCCGCTACAGCGTCATCAACCAGGGCATCAGCGGCAACCAGGTCCTCGCCAACGGTCTGGGCCGGCCGGCCGACAACCAGAGCGGTCTGCTGCGCTACTCCCGTGACGTGCTCTCGCGTACGAACGTCAAGGTCGTCGTGATCGACCTGGGCGTCAACGACATCCTGCGCAACCCCCGGCTCGCCGACCCGGACAAGATCCTCACCGGCCTGCGCACCCTGGTCCGCCAGGCCCACGCCCGGGGCATCAAGGTCATCGGCGCGACCCTCATGCCCTTCCAGGGCCACCGGGGCTACACGCCGGCGCGGGAGGCGGTACGGGAACAGGTCAACGCCGAGATCCGCGCGGGCCGGGTCTACGACGCGGTCGTCGACTTCGACCAGGCCCTCAGGGACCCGTACAACCCGCGCAGGCTGCGCTCCGACTACGACTCGGGCGACCACCTTCACCCCAGCGACAAGGGCTATGCGCGCATGGCCCAGGCCGTCGACCTGGACGAGCTCAAGGGCGCAGCCCCGGCAGAGCTGTAG
- a CDS encoding DUF1707 domain-containing protein has translation MTDDAAVPELRASDADRERVAEVLRDALAEGRLDMAEFEERLEATYQARTYGELAPITRDLPVGQVTHPAVSLVKDPQESGDWGGRIVGGEGSSSWAVAVMSGFERKGRWTVPRRFNCFALMGGGELDLRDANFADHQVEINCVTIMGGVNVIVPPGVEVVVRGIGIMGGFDHTEEGVPPAPGAPRVVVTGFALMGGVGVERKLTREERRRLKEERRQERLERRSGRALDEGLGDHTRMLEEHREWRRDLRDERRERQRERHEERRERRRRDEY, from the coding sequence ATGACCGATGACGCCGCAGTCCCGGAACTCCGCGCATCCGACGCCGACCGTGAGCGAGTCGCCGAGGTCCTGCGGGACGCCCTCGCGGAGGGGCGCCTGGACATGGCGGAGTTCGAGGAGCGGCTGGAGGCCACGTACCAGGCGCGGACGTACGGCGAGCTGGCGCCGATCACCCGTGACCTGCCCGTCGGGCAGGTCACCCATCCCGCCGTGTCCCTGGTCAAGGACCCACAGGAAAGCGGGGATTGGGGCGGGCGGATCGTCGGCGGCGAGGGCTCGTCGAGCTGGGCCGTCGCCGTCATGTCGGGCTTCGAGCGCAAGGGCCGCTGGACCGTGCCCAGGCGGTTCAACTGCTTCGCCCTGATGGGCGGCGGCGAACTCGACCTGCGGGACGCGAACTTCGCCGACCACCAGGTGGAGATCAACTGCGTGACGATCATGGGCGGGGTGAACGTCATCGTGCCGCCCGGCGTCGAGGTCGTGGTGCGCGGCATCGGGATCATGGGCGGCTTCGACCACACCGAGGAGGGCGTGCCCCCAGCGCCGGGCGCCCCCCGGGTGGTCGTGACCGGCTTCGCCCTGATGGGCGGCGTCGGCGTCGAGCGCAAGCTGACCCGCGAGGAGCGGCGCCGGCTGAAGGAGGAGCGCCGCCAGGAACGCCTGGAGCGCAGGTCCGGCCGGGCACTCGACGAGGGCCTCGGCGACCACACGCGGATGCTCGAGGAGCACCGCGAGTGGCGGCGCGACCTCAGGGACGAGCGCCGCGAACGCCAGCGCGAGCGGCACGAGGAGCGTCGCGAGAGGCGCCGCCGCGACGAGTACTGA
- a CDS encoding ATP-binding cassette domain-containing protein, with the protein MDDGFIELDRVEKVFDVRRKTGFLRRERRSVRAVDSLSFTVARGEMVGYIGPNGAGKSTTIKMLTGILTPSGGRLRVAGIDPSRERTRLARRIGVVFGQRTTLWWDLPLIDSYRLAHRMYRIPDARYRENLERCVELLELGELLDVPVRQLSLGQRMRGDIAAALLHEPEVLYLDEPTIGLDVISKSKVRGFLRELNAERGTTVLLTTHDLQDIEQLCSRVMVIDHGRLMYDGALAGLHEVGESERTLVVDLERELPPIEAPPARVVRVEGPRQWLAFPAAQSAADLVARMAARYPLVDLSVREPDIEAVIARMYAGGTADEAEKAVS; encoded by the coding sequence ATGGACGACGGCTTCATCGAACTCGACCGGGTCGAGAAGGTCTTCGACGTGCGCAGGAAGACCGGGTTCCTGCGCCGGGAGCGGCGGTCGGTGCGCGCCGTCGACTCCCTGTCCTTCACCGTCGCGCGCGGCGAGATGGTCGGGTACATCGGGCCGAACGGCGCGGGCAAGTCGACGACGATCAAGATGCTCACCGGCATCCTGACCCCGTCCGGCGGCCGGCTGCGGGTCGCGGGCATCGACCCTTCCCGTGAGCGGACGCGGCTCGCGCGCCGGATCGGGGTGGTGTTCGGGCAGCGTACGACGCTGTGGTGGGACCTGCCCCTGATCGACTCCTACCGGCTGGCGCACCGCATGTACCGCATCCCGGACGCCCGTTACCGCGAGAATCTGGAGCGCTGCGTCGAACTGCTGGAGCTGGGCGAGTTGTTGGACGTCCCGGTACGGCAGCTGTCGCTGGGGCAGCGGATGCGGGGCGACATCGCGGCGGCGCTCCTGCACGAACCCGAGGTGCTCTACCTGGACGAGCCGACGATCGGGCTGGATGTGATCTCCAAGTCCAAGGTGCGCGGTTTCCTGCGGGAGTTGAACGCCGAGCGCGGCACGACGGTGCTGCTGACCACGCACGACCTGCAGGACATCGAGCAGCTGTGCTCGCGGGTGATGGTCATCGACCACGGGCGGCTGATGTACGACGGTGCGCTCGCCGGACTGCACGAGGTGGGCGAGAGCGAGCGGACCCTGGTGGTCGACCTGGAGCGGGAGCTGCCGCCGATCGAGGCCCCGCCCGCGCGGGTCGTCAGGGTGGAGGGCCCGCGGCAGTGGCTGGCGTTCCCGGCGGCGCAGTCGGCGGCGGACTTGGTGGCGCGGATGGCGGCGCGGTACCCGCTGGTGGACCTTTCGGTGCGGGAGCCCGACATCGAGGCGGTGATCGCCCGGATGTACGCGGGCGGGACGGCGGACGAGGCGGAGAAAGCGGTGTCGTAG
- a CDS encoding ABC transporter permease has protein sequence MAESCRLDAGVHRRAEEVPGGRVREGVRAYFLIACMWIRSTMAYRTSFALMTLTNFATTALDFVAILLMFSRVDALGGYSLQQVAFLYGVSSTTFGLADMVIGSMERLGRRVRDGTLDTLLVRPAPVLAQMAADQFALRRLGRTSQGALVLGWALLRLDIDWTPLKVLLMPVMLVSGCAIFCAVFIAGAAFQFVAQDAAEVQNAFTYGGTTLLQYPPTVFATELLRGVTYVLPLAFVNWLPATYVLGLPYPLGLPEWAAFLSPLVAAVCVGLAGLAWRAGLRSYRSTGS, from the coding sequence GTGGCTGAGAGCTGCCGGCTGGACGCCGGGGTGCACCGGAGGGCCGAGGAGGTTCCGGGCGGCCGCGTCCGGGAGGGGGTGCGGGCGTACTTCCTGATCGCGTGCATGTGGATCCGCTCCACGATGGCCTACCGCACGTCGTTCGCCCTCATGACGCTGACGAACTTCGCGACGACCGCGCTCGACTTCGTCGCGATCCTGCTGATGTTCTCCCGCGTCGACGCGCTCGGCGGCTACTCGCTGCAGCAGGTCGCCTTCCTCTACGGGGTCTCCAGCACCACGTTCGGGCTCGCCGACATGGTGATCGGCTCCATGGAGCGGCTGGGGCGGCGGGTGCGCGACGGCACACTGGACACCCTGCTGGTGCGGCCGGCGCCGGTGCTGGCGCAGATGGCCGCCGACCAGTTCGCGCTGCGGCGGCTGGGCCGTACCAGCCAGGGCGCGCTGGTGCTGGGGTGGGCGCTGCTGCGGCTCGACATCGACTGGACGCCGCTGAAGGTGCTGCTGATGCCGGTGATGCTGGTGAGCGGCTGCGCCATCTTCTGCGCGGTGTTCATCGCGGGCGCGGCCTTCCAGTTCGTGGCGCAGGACGCCGCCGAGGTGCAGAACGCGTTCACCTACGGCGGTACGACGCTGCTGCAGTACCCGCCGACGGTGTTCGCGACGGAGCTGCTGCGCGGGGTGACGTACGTGCTGCCGCTGGCGTTCGTCAACTGGCTGCCGGCGACCTACGTGTTGGGGCTGCCCTACCCGTTGGGGCTGCCGGAGTGGGCGGCGTTCCTGTCGCCGCTGGTGGCCGCGGTGTGCGTGGGGCTGGCTGGGCTGGCGTGGCGGGCGGGGCTCAGGTCGTACCGGAGCACGGGCAGTTGA
- a CDS encoding ABC-2 family transporter protein, which translates to MGAGRLYVAVAAGGFRRYATYRAATVAGVFTNTAFGLILVYTYMALWDERPHLGGYDLPQAITYVWIGQSLFKTLANGGGGVETELMERIRTGDVAVDLYRPADLQLWWLATDLGRAGFEFLGRGVVPFVFGALFFDMALPADVTTWLAFLVSVALAMLVSFAIRYLVALSAFWLMDGTGVIQMAWLLGWFCSGMLLPLNVFPGALGEVVRALPWSSLLQAPADVFLGQADPLGTYAFQAVWAVVLLAAGRMVQSAATRRVVVQGG; encoded by the coding sequence GTGGGCGCTGGGCGGTTGTACGTCGCCGTCGCGGCGGGGGGATTCAGAAGATACGCGACGTATCGGGCGGCGACGGTTGCGGGGGTGTTCACCAACACCGCGTTCGGGCTGATCCTCGTCTACACGTACATGGCGCTGTGGGACGAGCGGCCGCACCTCGGGGGCTATGACCTTCCGCAGGCGATCACGTACGTGTGGATCGGGCAGTCGCTGTTCAAGACGCTGGCCAACGGCGGCGGGGGCGTCGAGACGGAGCTGATGGAGCGGATCCGCACCGGGGACGTCGCCGTGGACCTGTACCGGCCGGCCGACCTGCAGTTGTGGTGGCTGGCCACGGACCTGGGGCGGGCCGGGTTCGAGTTCCTGGGGCGCGGGGTGGTGCCCTTCGTGTTCGGCGCGCTGTTCTTCGACATGGCGCTGCCCGCGGATGTGACCACCTGGCTGGCCTTCCTGGTCTCCGTGGCGCTTGCGATGCTGGTCAGTTTCGCGATCCGGTATCTGGTGGCGCTGAGCGCGTTCTGGCTGATGGACGGCACCGGTGTGATCCAGATGGCGTGGCTGCTGGGCTGGTTCTGCTCGGGCATGCTGCTGCCGCTCAACGTCTTCCCGGGCGCGCTGGGCGAGGTCGTACGGGCGCTGCCCTGGTCGTCGCTGCTGCAGGCGCCCGCCGACGTGTTCCTCGGGCAGGCCGATCCGCTGGGCACGTACGCCTTCCAGGCGGTGTGGGCGGTGGTGCTGCTGGCGGCCGGGCGGATGGTGCAGTCGGCGGCGACGCGCAGGGTGGTGGTGCAGGGTGGCTGA
- a CDS encoding transglycosylase domain-containing protein, translated as MSDEPQPQQPAQGPATKEPQAAQAVAEVPAGPADPGGKKPKRPKRTGWRRLLPTWRMVLGGFVIGVLLLVGLFFLGYSMVQIPTANDLATKQANVYLYADGTQLARDGEVNRENVTLAQVSKEAQHAVLAAEDRDFYTESAVDPKAMLRAAWNTATGKGKQSGSTITQQYVKNYYLEQEQTVTRKVKEFFIAIKLDREKSKDEILEGYLNTSYFGRNAYGIQAAAQAYYGQDATDLDAAHAAYLAALVNAPSEYDVVAHPENKAAAVARWNYVLDGMVKKGWLTESQRAGLKFPAPKQQTASTGMSGQRGYIVRAIKEYLDKHHIVDEDTLARGGYRITTTLQKSKQDAFVKAVNDKLMSKLDKKGRKVDNYVRAGGASVDPKTGKIVAMYGGIDYVKQYTNGATREDFQVGSTFKPFVFASAVQNHSQTQDGDTITPNTYYDGTNKRPVQGWNGTYAPANEDDVSYGDITVRTATDKSVNAVYAQMAVDVGPSKVKQTAVDLGLPSDTPELSAYPSIALGVARASVLDMAQAYATLANHGEHGTYTMIESMTKDGRPVTLPKGATTQAVNREAADTTTSVLQSVVDNGTATAAQAAGRPAAGKTGTAEKDTAAWFAGYTPDLATVVAVMGQDPVTAAHQPLYGALGLQRVNGGGPPTEIWAQYTRDALKGKPATDFDLQLQPGADQIPAPPTDVVTPGTGGQDNGGTPGTGGQDNQGQTQGQTTGGTPTNGTTGTTTGGDTTNGGTTTGGTTNGGTTTGGTTGGTDTGGTTGGTTGGTDTGGTTGGTTGGTDTGGTTGTTAGPQITGRRQ; from the coding sequence ATGAGCGACGAGCCGCAGCCGCAGCAGCCGGCCCAGGGACCGGCCACCAAAGAGCCGCAGGCGGCCCAGGCGGTGGCCGAGGTCCCCGCCGGACCGGCGGACCCCGGGGGCAAGAAGCCCAAGCGGCCCAAGCGGACCGGCTGGCGCCGGCTGCTCCCCACCTGGCGCATGGTCCTGGGCGGCTTCGTCATCGGCGTCCTGCTGCTGGTCGGCCTGTTCTTCCTCGGCTACTCCATGGTGCAGATCCCCACCGCCAACGACCTCGCGACCAAGCAGGCCAACGTCTACCTGTACGCCGACGGCACCCAACTCGCCCGCGACGGCGAGGTCAACCGGGAGAACGTCACCCTCGCCCAGGTCTCCAAGGAGGCCCAGCACGCCGTCCTCGCCGCCGAGGACCGCGACTTCTACACCGAGTCCGCCGTCGACCCCAAGGCGATGCTGCGCGCCGCCTGGAACACCGCCACCGGCAAGGGCAAGCAGTCCGGCTCCACCATCACCCAGCAGTACGTGAAGAACTACTACCTGGAGCAGGAGCAGACCGTCACCCGCAAGGTGAAGGAGTTCTTCATCGCGATCAAGCTCGACCGCGAGAAGTCCAAGGACGAGATCCTCGAGGGCTACCTCAACACCAGCTACTTCGGCCGCAACGCCTACGGCATCCAGGCCGCCGCCCAGGCCTACTACGGCCAGGACGCCACCGACCTCGACGCCGCCCACGCCGCCTACCTCGCCGCCCTGGTCAACGCGCCCAGCGAGTACGACGTCGTCGCCCACCCCGAGAACAAGGCCGCGGCCGTCGCCCGCTGGAACTACGTCCTGGACGGCATGGTCAAGAAGGGCTGGCTGACCGAGTCGCAGCGGGCCGGCCTGAAGTTCCCCGCGCCCAAGCAGCAGACCGCCTCCACCGGCATGTCCGGGCAGCGCGGCTACATCGTCCGCGCCATCAAGGAGTACCTGGACAAGCACCACATCGTCGACGAGGACACCCTCGCCCGCGGCGGCTACCGCATCACCACCACCCTGCAGAAGAGCAAGCAGGACGCCTTCGTCAAGGCGGTGAACGACAAGCTGATGTCCAAGCTCGACAAGAAGGGCCGCAAGGTCGACAACTACGTCCGGGCCGGCGGCGCCTCCGTCGACCCGAAGACCGGCAAGATCGTCGCCATGTACGGCGGCATCGACTACGTCAAGCAGTACACCAACGGCGCGACCCGCGAGGACTTCCAGGTCGGCTCCACCTTCAAGCCCTTCGTGTTCGCCTCCGCCGTCCAGAACCACTCCCAGACGCAGGACGGCGACACCATCACCCCCAACACCTACTACGACGGCACCAACAAGCGCCCCGTCCAGGGCTGGAACGGCACCTACGCCCCCGCCAACGAGGACGACGTCTCCTACGGCGACATCACCGTGCGCACCGCCACCGACAAGTCCGTCAACGCCGTGTACGCCCAGATGGCGGTGGACGTCGGCCCCTCCAAGGTGAAGCAGACGGCCGTCGACCTCGGCCTCCCCTCCGACACCCCCGAGCTGTCCGCCTACCCGTCCATCGCGCTCGGCGTGGCCAGGGCCAGCGTCCTCGACATGGCTCAGGCCTACGCGACCCTCGCCAACCACGGCGAGCACGGCACGTACACGATGATCGAGTCGATGACCAAGGACGGCCGGCCCGTCACACTGCCGAAGGGCGCGACCACGCAGGCCGTCAACCGCGAGGCCGCCGACACCACGACCTCGGTGCTGCAGAGCGTCGTCGACAACGGCACCGCGACCGCCGCCCAGGCCGCCGGCCGCCCCGCCGCCGGCAAGACCGGCACCGCGGAGAAGGACACCGCCGCCTGGTTCGCCGGCTACACCCCCGACCTCGCCACGGTCGTCGCGGTGATGGGCCAGGACCCGGTGACCGCGGCCCACCAGCCGCTCTACGGCGCCCTCGGCCTGCAGCGCGTCAACGGCGGCGGCCCGCCCACCGAGATCTGGGCGCAGTACACCCGGGATGCCCTGAAGGGGAAGCCGGCCACCGACTTCGACCTCCAGCTGCAGCCGGGCGCCGACCAGATCCCGGCCCCGCCGACCGACGTGGTCACGCCCGGCACCGGCGGCCAGGACAACGGCGGCACCCCGGGCACCGGCGGCCAGGACAACCAGGGCCAGACCCAGGGCCAGACCACCGGCGGCACGCCCACGAACGGCACGACGGGCACCACCACCGGCGGTGACACCACCAACGGCGGCACCACCACGGGCGGCACCACGAACGGCGGCACCACGACGGGTGGCACCACGGGCGGCACGGACACCGGAGGGACGACCGGCGGCACCACGGGCGGCACGGACACCGGAGGGACGACCGGCGGAACGACGGGCGGCACGGACACCGGGGGCACGACCGGCACAACGGCGGGCCCACAGATCACGGGCCGCCGGCAGTAG
- a CDS encoding co-chaperone GroES, protein MLHDRVLVKQETGEGERRSGGGILIPATAAVGRRLAWAEVVAVGQNVRTVEPGDRVLFDPEDRAEVEVRGVAYVLMRERDLHAVAADRFEGSEDTTGLYL, encoded by the coding sequence ATGCTGCACGACCGGGTCCTGGTCAAGCAGGAGACCGGTGAGGGCGAGCGTCGTTCCGGCGGGGGCATCCTGATTCCCGCCACCGCGGCGGTCGGGCGTCGGCTGGCGTGGGCCGAGGTCGTGGCCGTCGGCCAGAACGTGCGCACCGTGGAGCCCGGTGACCGTGTCCTGTTCGACCCGGAGGACCGGGCCGAGGTCGAGGTGCGGGGCGTGGCCTACGTACTGATGCGCGAGCGCGATCTGCACGCCGTGGCCGCCGACCGCTTCGAGGGGTCCGAGGACACGACGGGGCTGTATCTGTAA
- a CDS encoding DUF3618 domain-containing protein, with the protein MADTSDTRTPAQIEADIKRRRDVLAETLDEIGVRVHPKTIVGDAKAKVVSNIDHTLGRAYVGVNKAVSDVRAGFVDQDGAPRLERIVPVALVAVGLVGLLALGTRRRRG; encoded by the coding sequence GTGGCGGACACGTCGGACACCAGAACCCCGGCGCAGATCGAGGCGGACATCAAGCGCCGGCGCGATGTGCTGGCCGAGACCCTCGACGAGATCGGGGTGCGGGTACACCCCAAGACGATCGTCGGCGACGCCAAGGCCAAGGTCGTGTCCAATATCGACCACACGCTCGGGCGGGCCTACGTCGGCGTCAACAAGGCCGTCAGCGACGTACGGGCCGGCTTCGTGGACCAGGACGGCGCGCCCCGTCTGGAGCGGATCGTGCCCGTCGCGCTCGTCGCCGTCGGCCTGGTGGGCCTGCTGGCCCTCGGTACCCGGCGGCGCAGGGGCTGA
- the bcp gene encoding thioredoxin-dependent thiol peroxidase — MSERLQPGDVAPDFTLPDADGNDVSLSSHKGRKVIVYFYPAALTPGCTKQACDFTDNLDLLAGAGYDVIGISPDKPEKLAKFREKESLKVTLLADPEKTVTEAYGAYGEKKNYGKTYMGVIRSTIVVDEEGKVDRALYNVRATGHVAKIIKDLDI, encoded by the coding sequence ATGAGCGAGCGACTCCAGCCGGGGGACGTGGCCCCCGACTTCACCCTCCCCGACGCCGACGGCAACGACGTGTCCCTGTCGTCCCACAAGGGCCGCAAGGTCATCGTCTACTTCTACCCGGCGGCCCTCACTCCAGGCTGCACCAAGCAGGCGTGCGACTTCACGGACAACCTCGACCTCCTGGCCGGCGCCGGCTACGACGTCATCGGCATCTCCCCCGACAAGCCGGAGAAGCTGGCGAAGTTCCGCGAGAAGGAGTCCCTGAAGGTCACCCTCCTCGCGGACCCGGAGAAGACGGTCACCGAGGCCTACGGCGCCTACGGCGAGAAGAAGAACTACGGCAAGACCTACATGGGCGTCATCCGCTCCACGATCGTCGTGGACGAGGAGGGCAAGGTCGACCGAGCCCTCTACAACGTCCGAGCGACAGGCCACGTAGCCAAGATCATCAAGGACCTGGACATCTGA
- a CDS encoding HNH endonuclease signature motif containing protein has protein sequence MGTSAYTKERLEAAARGARTLSEALERLGVDAQSPTRRYVLERMRRLGVDTSHFEREVKWTREILQEAVSASMTMCEVLRRLGLEVVGGHHTHISRRIKAYGIDTSHFQVSPRRSGTRHRRTPERLLVEQPLGRARRVPSDRLRWAMTESGVPEQCALCGTEAVWRGRPLPLEVDHIDGNWRDNRISNLRLLCPNCHSTTDSYRGRGKGMGRSRAS, from the coding sequence ATGGGGACCAGTGCATACACCAAGGAGCGGCTGGAGGCGGCGGCCCGAGGGGCGCGGACGCTGTCGGAGGCGTTGGAAAGACTAGGCGTGGATGCGCAGAGTCCGACGCGGCGCTATGTGCTGGAACGGATGCGGAGACTCGGAGTGGACACGTCTCACTTCGAGCGTGAGGTCAAGTGGACCAGGGAGATCCTTCAGGAGGCGGTGTCGGCCTCCATGACCATGTGCGAGGTGCTGCGTCGGCTGGGTCTGGAGGTCGTCGGCGGACACCACACGCACATCAGCCGCCGGATCAAGGCGTACGGCATCGATACCTCGCACTTCCAGGTCTCGCCCCGGCGCAGCGGGACCCGACACCGCCGGACGCCGGAACGTCTGCTCGTCGAGCAGCCCCTCGGCCGGGCCCGACGCGTTCCGAGCGACCGCCTCAGGTGGGCGATGACGGAGTCGGGGGTTCCGGAGCAGTGCGCACTGTGCGGTACGGAGGCGGTCTGGCGAGGTCGACCGCTCCCGCTGGAGGTCGACCACATCGACGGCAACTGGCGGGACAACCGGATCTCGAACCTGAGGCTGCTGTGCCCCAACTGTCATTCGACGACCGATAGTTACCGGGGGCGTGGCAAGGGGATGGGCAGGAGCCGAGCGTCTTGA
- a CDS encoding HNH endonuclease, with product MKKGVHYTRERLAEAAALCADIDEVIAFFGTRPYGNLRRHLFQRFDHFGIDVSHMPRQRRRGTPSRPPAEELRRAVDNAISVAGALRELGLTPYSRRLRAEFRTWVAEDGLDTSHFLGQAHQRGRPGTVPLRSAEAILVQHDGERRTRSHLLRRALVEVGEPEQCAECGIGPEWLGRPMTLEVDHINGDWSDDRRENLRLLCPNCHAVTSTWCRGGIRRPLARYQ from the coding sequence TTGAAGAAGGGCGTGCACTACACCCGTGAACGCCTGGCCGAGGCGGCGGCGCTCTGCGCGGACATCGATGAGGTCATCGCCTTCTTCGGCACCCGGCCGTACGGCAATCTCCGCCGCCATCTCTTCCAGCGCTTTGACCACTTCGGGATCGATGTCTCCCACATGCCACGCCAGAGACGGCGCGGGACGCCAAGCAGGCCGCCCGCTGAGGAACTCCGGCGGGCGGTTGACAATGCGATCTCCGTGGCCGGTGCGCTGCGCGAACTGGGTCTGACCCCCTACAGCCGACGGCTGCGCGCCGAGTTCCGCACGTGGGTGGCCGAGGACGGTCTCGACACCTCCCACTTCCTGGGACAAGCGCATCAGCGCGGCCGGCCGGGCACCGTGCCGCTTCGCAGTGCTGAGGCAATCCTGGTACAGCACGACGGGGAACGCCGGACGAGAAGCCATCTGCTGCGGCGGGCGCTTGTGGAGGTGGGTGAACCAGAGCAGTGCGCCGAGTGCGGGATCGGTCCCGAGTGGCTCGGCAGGCCCATGACGCTGGAAGTCGACCACATCAACGGGGACTGGAGCGACGACCGGCGCGAGAACTTGCGGCTGCTGTGTCCCAACTGCCACGCGGTCACCAGTACGTGGTGCAGAGGAGGTATCCGGCGACCGCTCGCCCGGTACCAGTAA
- the rdgB gene encoding RdgB/HAM1 family non-canonical purine NTP pyrophosphatase yields MTRLILATRNAGKITELRAILADAGLPHDLVGADAYPDIPDVKETGVTFAENALLKAHALARATGLPAVADDSGLCVDVLGGAPGIFSARWAGKHGDDKANLDLLLAQLSDIDEAHRGAHFACAAALALPDGTERVVEGRLPGTLRHTPTGTNGFGYDPILQPTGESRTCAELTPEEKNAISHRGKAFRALVPVVRELLG; encoded by the coding sequence ATGACCCGCCTGATCCTCGCCACCCGCAACGCCGGGAAGATCACCGAACTCCGGGCGATCCTCGCCGACGCCGGCCTCCCCCACGACCTCGTCGGCGCGGACGCCTACCCCGACATCCCAGACGTCAAGGAGACCGGCGTCACGTTCGCCGAGAACGCCCTCCTCAAGGCCCACGCCCTCGCCCGGGCCACCGGCCTGCCCGCCGTCGCCGACGACTCGGGCCTGTGCGTGGACGTCCTGGGCGGCGCGCCCGGCATCTTCTCCGCCCGCTGGGCCGGCAAGCACGGCGACGACAAGGCCAACCTGGACCTCCTCCTCGCCCAGCTCTCGGACATCGACGAGGCCCACCGGGGCGCCCACTTCGCCTGCGCGGCCGCGCTCGCCCTGCCCGACGGCACCGAGCGCGTGGTCGAGGGCCGCCTCCCGGGAACCCTGCGCCACACCCCGACCGGCACCAACGGCTTCGGCTACGACCCCATCCTCCAGCCGACCGGCGAGTCCCGGACCTGCGCGGAACTCACCCCGGAGGAAAAGAACGCGATCAGCCACCGCGGGAAGGCGTTCCGGGCACTGGTGCCGGTGGTGCGGGAGCTGCTGGGCTGA